In a genomic window of Ignavibacteria bacterium:
- the rpsJ gene encoding 30S ribosomal protein S10 has protein sequence MSGQKIRIKLKSFDHHLIDKSAEKIIKTVKSTGAVVAGPIPLPTKRTVYTVLRSPHVDKKSREQFETRIHKRVIDILGSSNKTVDALTKLDLPAGVEVEIK, from the coding sequence ATGAGCGGTCAAAAAATTCGAATCAAGTTAAAATCGTTCGACCATCATTTAATTGATAAATCTGCAGAAAAGATTATCAAAACAGTGAAGTCGACGGGAGCGGTTGTTGCGGGACCAATCCCGCTTCCAACGAAACGAACGGTTTACACAGTATTACGTTCACCGCATGTTGATAAGAAATCGCGCGAACAGTTTGAAACGAGAATTCATAAAAGAGTTATTGACATTCTCGGTTCTTCAAACAAAACGGTTGATGCGCTTACCAAACTTGATTTGCCCGCTGGTGTCGAAGTAGAAATTAAATAG
- a CDS encoding 50S ribosomal protein L3, whose product MNGILGKKLGMMRFFTENGEAFPCTVIEAGPCRVVQVKTIDTDGYNAVQLGFIDKLERLVNKPMAGHFRKAGIMPARKLKEFREENVSEVKAGMEVNVSEIVSVGDYVKIVGTSKGRGFQGVVKRHHFGGGKKTHGQSDRVRAPGSIGSSSYPSRVFKGMRMAGRMGSERVSVKNLKVIKVIPESNILFVHGSVPGHINSYVEIYKAK is encoded by the coding sequence ATGAATGGAATATTAGGAAAAAAATTAGGTATGATGCGTTTCTTCACAGAAAACGGAGAAGCGTTTCCCTGTACTGTAATTGAAGCAGGCCCTTGTCGTGTTGTTCAGGTAAAGACAATTGATACCGATGGATACAATGCCGTACAGCTTGGTTTCATTGACAAACTTGAACGCTTGGTGAACAAACCAATGGCTGGTCATTTTCGAAAAGCAGGAATAATGCCCGCGAGAAAATTAAAAGAATTTCGAGAAGAAAATGTATCTGAAGTAAAAGCGGGAATGGAAGTCAACGTTAGTGAAATCGTATCTGTCGGCGACTATGTAAAAATAGTTGGAACATCAAAAGGGCGTGGATTTCAAGGGGTTGTAAAACGTCATCATTTTGGCGGAGGAAAAAAAACACACGGTCAGAGCGACCGCGTGCGCGCTCCAGGTTCAATAGGTTCGTCATCGTATCCTTCTCGAGTATTTAAAGGAATGAGAATGGCAGGAAGAATGGGTAGCGAACGCGTTTCAGTAAAGAACTTAAAAGTCATTAAGGTTATACCTGAATCGAATATATTATTTGTGCATGGTTCAGTTCCCGGGCACATCAATAGTTACGTAGAAATTTATAAAGCGAAGTAA
- the rplD gene encoding 50S ribosomal protein L4 yields MELEVYKKNGSPSGEKISLSPEVFEIEPHQHAMYEAVKSFLANQRQGTNKTKTRGEVAGSGKKLWKQKHTGRARMGSARSPLWKGGGTIFGPQPRDYRFDLPKKIKRLARKSALSYMAKNSSIKIIEDFTFEEPKTRQMADVLKALNIDGKKTLLLTQSADNNILRAGRNIPSLQILEARKASTYEILKCEIVLFQQSAIAAIEQSFGGSEQ; encoded by the coding sequence ATGGAACTTGAAGTGTATAAAAAAAACGGTTCGCCGAGCGGAGAAAAAATATCGCTTTCGCCGGAAGTATTTGAAATTGAGCCGCATCAGCACGCAATGTATGAAGCGGTAAAATCATTTCTTGCAAATCAACGACAAGGAACGAATAAAACAAAAACTCGCGGTGAGGTTGCCGGCTCTGGAAAGAAATTGTGGAAACAAAAACATACTGGTCGCGCGCGAATGGGCTCGGCACGTTCTCCGCTTTGGAAAGGTGGCGGAACAATTTTTGGACCGCAGCCAAGAGATTATCGGTTCGACCTCCCGAAAAAAATCAAGCGACTTGCAAGAAAATCTGCGCTCAGTTATATGGCAAAAAATTCCAGCATAAAAATCATTGAAGATTTTACGTTTGAAGAACCGAAAACCAGGCAAATGGCGGATGTGCTTAAAGCGTTGAACATTGACGGAAAGAAAACGCTCTTGCTAACACAATCCGCTGATAATAATATTCTTCGCGCAGGAAGGAATATCCCGTCGTTGCAAATTCTTGAAGCCCGAAAAGCATCAACGTACGAAATATTGAAATGTGAAATAGTTTTGTTTCAACAAAGCGCTATTGCTGCAATTGAGCAATCATTCGGAGGGAGTGAACAATGA
- a CDS encoding 50S ribosomal protein L23, translating into MGILHRPIVTEKMTRMGEKGQYAFEVDLHANKIEIKRAIEKKFNVNVESVRTMSVKGKTKSQMTKRGRFVGKTRHWKKANITLKKGDKIEFFENI; encoded by the coding sequence ATTGGAATTTTGCATCGTCCCATTGTTACAGAAAAAATGACGCGTATGGGAGAAAAGGGACAGTACGCATTTGAAGTGGATCTCCACGCAAATAAAATAGAAATAAAGCGTGCTATAGAAAAAAAATTTAACGTGAACGTAGAAAGTGTTCGCACAATGTCAGTAAAAGGAAAAACGAAATCACAGATGACCAAGCGTGGTCGTTTTGTTGGTAAAACACGACATTGGAAAAAAGCAAATATCACCTTGAAAAAAGGTGACAAAATAGAATTCTTCGA